Within the Camelus dromedarius isolate mCamDro1 chromosome 2, mCamDro1.pat, whole genome shotgun sequence genome, the region CCTATGAACTTGTAATATGGAAGAACTTTCAATGTGTTAGGTATTACCTGGAAATGCCGCTCCAGTGAAAAGGAGTTTGGAGgatagaaaaaaaagaggagtggAAAGAAAACGTGTTTAAACGCTGGTTATACAGAGACCCTTCATCTCATGCTTTACGTGGACGGTGGCCAAGAATAGCATTCTTGAGCGGATGGAGAGGGCCTGGGGCCTGGCGTTAAAGCTGAACGCTGAGGAATCATTTGTCCAGCATCAGATGCCGACCCCGGCAGGCCAGGATACAGATGGAATGGTAGGGTATGGGGTGTTGTAACAGGTAGGTAGGGCACTGGAAGGGGCCACATACAGTGGACAGTGTCTACTGCATTAGGTTTAATGTTAGGACTTAGCTTCTTGGCTCAAAGAACTAGCAAGACAAAGGCAGGGCCCCAGGCTGACCCTAGCTGACCCCTTAGAAGACTGGGGTCATGTGCAAGTTTCAAACTGAAGCCTTGTTGAAAGAACATGTGTAAATGCAGAGATGGGGGTAAAGAGTGTGGCTTAGATGCAAGATGAGTGCTAAAGCCCAATGGTATTAGTTTGGAAAGGATTCAAATGCTGAAAAAGCAGCTGCCTTATAGAAAAGGAGGCAATGATCTTATCCATGTTATGTTAGAAACATACGCCAAGATCCCTAATAATGATACCAATTGAGAGAGAGCTTACTCCTCAAGAATGGGTAGAGTTTTCACACCCAGTGATAcacattttcaaaaagttttcttCTGTTCTCACTCATACAGAATTGTACAAGTGTGATTGATAAATTAGAGCACGAGTGTTTAAGGTTAGTAAGATAAAGTGGGTTCTGGTTTGAGGATGGGTTAGGAAGGCATCGCGGTCCCCTGGGCCGGGTTGCTTCATCTTGCTAACCAGAATTCTCCTTACAGAGGATGGCGTCCCCGCATCGTTCACAAGCGCCAAGTCTGTGTTCAGCAGAAAGGCCCTGGTGAAGATGCAGCTTTTGAAGGATGTTGTGGGAAATGACACATAcagaataaacaataaatacGATGAGACgtactcccctctccccatggaAGAGGTCATGCAGAGGTCAGAGTTTGTTATTGGACAGGAGGTGGAGTATGACGTGTTTGTCAACAACTGTGAGCATTTTGTGACTCTGCTCCGCTACGGAGAAGGCGTTTCAGAGCAGGTGAGTTTTCTTTGGGAGAAATAGAAGTTTCttacattggggaaaaaaaaaactgctgacTATGATAAAGTTCTTAGGTCTCAAACAAattgaaaagaataagaaaatatgagAACACTGAAGGACAAAGAAGGGAATCGAGGGGGCTCCAAGGGCATTCAGCAAGTTAATGACCCAACTGAGATTAGAACATTCATAGCATGAATTTGGGGCTAGAAGGGACCTGAAGCAGAATCCAGACCATCGCTTTCTCTCCATCTTATTGCTCCCTGTCCTTCCATTGTTTTCCTGTCACTCCACCATACAGCAATCAAATCAGTAACTCcataaactgaaaagaatatgctGGAAAAGAATACTGACTGTTTTGATTGGGAGTTCACGTGCCGAGAATTAGATGGTATTActgagattcttttccattagctGATAGAAGCCGAGATAATGATGCCATATTTTGGTGGGTTTGTAGATGTCTTCTGTTTCCCTGCCATGCTGGTTTCAAAGAAATGTTGTGCTTTTAAACAGATCCTTTGATTCGTTATAGAGCTTTTGGATGATTTTTAGTGGATTAGTTGACTTTATTTGTAAAGTAACTTACAGTTTTGTTATTTACCATCACTATTTGTAGCATGGCAGATTCCTCACTGAAAGCAGCTGGATTCAGTTGTCCTTTCCCTATCTTCCCACCAATCCAATTCCATCATTGATGGTTTCACCTAAGGATTTATTAAAGTGGTATAAGACAACGAATATATGAAGGCTTCCAGTATCGCGAACTGGTGGATCTGTTATATAAATGTCTATGCTAAGGAATGAAGTTACAATTCTTCTCACGAAAGCTTGGGGAAATGGGAGACGGAACATAGTGAAAGgacacatttgtttttattaagaaataatttaattggaaattcatttttattaggaaatACATTACCATAATGAATGTTCTGTTCACATTCTATTCACCATAACTTGCTTCTAAGCCAAAATAAAGAGGACATACACACAAATTTCTGCTCACCTTTGCATTGAAAACTAGTGGTGTAGCTGGGAAATAGACTGTGTCCCTCTCCTTTGTTACTGATAAAGTTGTCCACCACACTCaatcagcaatttttaaaatgtagctaaattaaaaagaattagagCCATCTTTTTGCTTTGACTCTCACTTGTAATCTATCATCTTTTCACCTTTCATATCCAGATCAAGAGCAAGGAGAAATTAACcacttttcaacaaatagtagAACTGTGTCCAGCAGTGTCTGATGAAGATGGTACAGTGACAAACTTAAGAGCACACCTAAGCTTTGGAATTTGCTAATCTGAGCTAGAATTCCATCGTCACCACTCCTTAGGGGGATGACTTTGGGCACATTGTGGGCACGTTGTTTatcagtttcctaatctataaacCGAGGTGGTTTTGTAGCTTGCAGGAGATTTTAAAAGTCTCTTAGCATACTGTATTACATATTCTCCATGCCGGCAAAAGGTGTGCTTTCAAAGATACTATGTTTAATTTCAGTATCTAGCAATTTTATAGATCTTTGTTGAGAATCGCTGGTGATCTAACAGAAACTTAGcctttgaattattatttttattactatcaaTAATTGATAGTGTTAGTACTAATAATAGCTAGTATTAGATTCATTTTTTGGATGCCTTTAAAGTCTTAGGGGTCTTGAGCATGGAACAGTTTCCTTGGAGAATGGCTATGTATTTCCCCAacttaaaaaactataaatgCATGGGAAAGTTAGAAAGGTGGAAGTATTATGgctccatctttttcttctttgtacttttctgtatttttaaagaaatgagtagattttattttttagaatatgCCACCCCCAAATTCgtcactttggcataaggattattttgagcaaTTGAGaggcaattgaaaagaagcagATACAAAAAAAAGCTCCTTGCCCTCCCCCTAGTTGCCTAAAATCaggacataagttttcaaagatgtccctcctcctctcactACCAGAAAGGACAGAAGTGAACCATCAGGGACAATCAGTCGTTAATGTAAGACCTGTATCAGCCTAGAGAGGGCACCAGAGGAATCCACACGACAAAACACTAACTAGCCTCTGTCCACCACTCGTTGCCTGTCTGTTTACCTTCCCACAGTTTGCAGCCCTTGGAAGGTGAACCACTTTCCTTTGTCCTGTCATTTCTCTACAAATTTATTGCTTTTTGTTGAAGATGCTATGTAAGCCTGAATTCTAAGCCACCTCTTTGAGTTACTCTTCCCTAAATTTCTCCCATGTGTATATAGATGTACATGGtaataaacttctgtttattttcctcttgttaaTGTTTCATATTGTAGAGCTTCAGCCTAGAACTTAGatgggtaaagaaaaaaatttcctcctcTAAAATAGTTAACATTAGGATTCACtttttgtgttgtacattctgtgcgttttgacaaatacataatgacatgtatccatcattacagtatcGTACAGAATAATTTCCTGGCCCTAAAAGTCCTCTATATTTTGCCTATCATTTCTCCCTTCCCCTAAACATCTGgcaaacactgatttttttttttttactgccctGTAGTTTACCTTTCcaagaatgtcatatagttgacATCATACTCAGCAATATGCACTTCaaattcctccatgtcttttcatggtttgatagctcatttctttttatcaatgaataatattccattgtcttgGATGCgccatagtttatttatttactcatctactgaaggacatcttagttgcttccaagttttggttaattatgaataaagctgctggaAACATTTGTGTGTAGGCTTTTTTGTGGATGTAAGTTTTTGactcatttggataaataccacagagtatgattgctggatcatatgataagagtatgtttagttttgtaagaaactgctaaaTTGTCTTGTAAGTAATTGTACCatttcacatcctcaccaacaatgaatgagagttcctgttgctccgcaTCTTCTGCAGGATTTGGTGTTTTGGAggttagccattctgataggtacaTAGTGGTATTCCATTGTTGTAATTTGCAGTTCCTTAAATATGTatcatgttgaacatcttttcatttgctggCTGCATATTATATGCAGTGATGTGTCTCTTGAGATCTTTTGCCCAATTTTAATTGTATTGCTCGCCTGTTTTcatgttgttgagttttaagagttcttcacATGTTTTGGATAACAGTCTTTTATCAAATATGTCTTCTGCAAATGTAttctcccagcctgtggcttgtcttttctgTATTATAAAAAATTTCTCAAGTCAGCGTTTCTCACTGTTAAAGTCTTAACAGGTTATTAAAATGTGTGTATCTTTGTGGAAGTTGGCAGCACCCTCGAGTGGGCCTGGACAAAGCTGACTGTCTTTCATTGCATAGGACTGCAGCCTTAGAGTGTTGGGGGCCAAGGCATTTTGATAAACCCTATAGTCATCTTTGACCAGCTGCACTGATACCTGGACCCGGCTGCTTCAGTTAACTAACGTTTTCACTGGGCATGTATGGATCCTCAGAATGAGGTCTGTATTACAGCCCACACACAGAAAGCCCTGTAGAGGAAGAAACGTGCAGAATAGGATTTGGTGATCTTATAATCTTATGTAAGCCATGAAGTAAAAGATCTCATGCAGACCGGTTCACCACAAACGTCCTGGGATGTTATAATCTTGCAGGTCAGATCCCTTACACATAACTCTAAGGAACTGTCCAAATtgcatgggatttttttttccctttagaataCAACTTGATataaaaaaaatgctgaagaTTTGGGAAACTGCATGCTGGAAATGGCTTTATTATAATTGCATCTGGCCTGTACTATCTCAGGGAATTCTGATTTAGAATCAAGTTGTCTGTCCTCTTAGATTTATGGGATTTATCTCACGTGTTACGTTTCTAGTGGCTGAAAGATACCCAGGGGGCTAAGTCTGCATCTAACTGGGGCCACCCCACCCACAGGATCCTGCCTTTCCCAGGGCTGTCCCCTGCTGCCATGTGACACCTCTGTTTAAAGATACGAGTcacacatttctgtttttttcatcgCCTGCCACGTTTTCCTGTATCAGACCACCTGGGACCTCAGCATCCTCCTGGGATTGCATGAGGGTTGGGCTTGGTCTCTAATTCTTGATCCCTGATTATTGATTCCGTCCCGCTTTGGAATTTTATCCAGTATCTTTTTAT harbors:
- the PLAAT1 gene encoding phospholipase A and acyltransferase 1, with protein sequence MAFNDCFSLSYPGNPQPGDLIEVFRPGYQHWALYLGDGYVINIAPLEDGVPASFTSAKSVFSRKALVKMQLLKDVVGNDTYRINNKYDETYSPLPMEEVMQRSEFVIGQEVEYDVFVNNCEHFVTLLRYGEGVSEQANRAISIIGFVTAAAGAFSFLGLFPKKLRAKYY